The DNA region CCTATAACAAACCCAAACATAGTCAATAATACAACAACCGCAATCAATAGCCCAGGCCAAGGCCTAATTAAATACGCATGTTTATCATCAGAAAAGTTACTTTCTTGTTTGGTTAAAGACCGCTTGACGATATGTTCAACAGCCTTCCACCTTGAATCCTTTTGAAATGATAATACACTGGGTGGTTTAGGATTTTTAAGCATATTTTCTACCTTATAGCGTAATATTTCTAAACTCTCTCCACCAAGTGCAACTGTCGGAACAACAGGGACTTTTAAGCGTTTTTGAATTTCTAAATGATCAATCTTTATCCCTCTTGATTTTGATAAATCATTGCGATTTAAAGCAACAACTGTAGGAATTTGATACTCTAAAACC from Methanocalculus natronophilus includes:
- a CDS encoding FeoB small GTPase domain-containing protein → GKSAIFNRFTGLDVMVSNYTGTTVEFTEGSMQVNEQSCILKDVPGVYDIEKSVDEAEQVAINMLNDNPDGIIFVLDTLNLESSLHLLMQVLEYQIPTVVALNRNDLSKSRGIKIDHLEIQKRLKVPVVPTVALGGESLEILRYKVENMLKNPKPPSVLSFQKDSRWKAVEHIVKRSLTKQESNFSDDKHAYLIRPWPGLLIAVVVLLTMFGFVIG